A genomic region of Oryza glaberrima chromosome 1, OglaRS2, whole genome shotgun sequence contains the following coding sequences:
- the LOC127760270 gene encoding uncharacterized protein LOC127760270 yields the protein MCNSNVKSAGVAQIDGRPVLQPAGNRVAAPEAARPLKKSLQKSLSMPASLDNAAAATTCAASPENTRAADFARAAAASLLPPPTPASVSAKATRVSGAKVAAARTAAAAAAMGGLDRSRKPAKKGGAAVLPVVMFAGLEAYEPAGSIAAAQREHVAMAQAQRKMRIAHYGRTASFSRVEGKVSATATGAAELVAGAVTGHDEKRCSFITPYSDPLYVAYHDEEWGVPVRDDELLFEMLTLSGVQVGADWTSILKRRHVYREAFSGFNVDAVAKYTEKQMASLSAEFGLDLGTIRGAVNNACRISEVRRDFGSFSKYVWAFVNNKPLSPSYKYSRKIPVKTSKSESISKDMVRRGFRFVGPTVIHSFMQAVGLTNDHLVSCPRHRVCSSSA from the exons ATGTGCAACTCCAACGTGAAGTCCGCCGGCGTCGCTCAGATCGACGGCCGCCCGGTGCTGCAGCCGGCGGGGAACCGCGTGGCGGCGCCTGAAGCTGCCCGGCCGCTCAAGAAGTCCCTGCAGAAGTCGCTCTCCATGCCGGCTTCGCTCGACAATGCTGCGGCCGCGACCACCTGCGCGGCGTCCCCCGAGAACACCCGCGCCGCCGACTTCGCCCGCGCTGCGGCGGCGTCTCTTCTCCCACCACCTACTCCAGCTTCGGTCAGTGCTAAGGCGACGAGGGTGTCTGGAGCCAAGGTGGCTGCCGCCaggactgcggcggcggctgcggccatGGGGGGCTTGGACAGGAGCAGGAAGCCCGCCAagaagggcggcgccgccgtgctgccggtggtgatgttcgcggggctcgaggcgtaCGAGCCCGCCGGGAGCatcgcggcggcgcagcgggaGCACGTCGCGATGGCGCAGGCGCAGCGCAAGATGCGGATCGCGCACTACGGCCGGACCGCGTCCTTCTCCCGAGTCGAAGGGAAAGTCAGCGCCACCGCGACGGGtgccgccgagctcgtcgccggcgccgtcaccGGGCATGACGAGAAGCGATGCAGCTTCATCACTCCATACTCAG ACCCCctgtacgtcgcctaccacgaCGAGGAGTGGGGTGTGCCCGTGCGCGACGACGA GTTGCTGTTCGAGATGCTCACGTTGTCCGGCGTGCAAGTCGGGGCGGATTGGACCTCGATCCTGAAGAGGAGACACGTCTACAG GGAGGCATTCTCCGGTTTCAACGTGGACGCAGTCGCCAAGTACACGGAGAAGCAGATGGCGTCGCTAAGCGCCGAGTTCGGCCTGGATTTGGGCACCATCAGAGGCGCCGTCAACAACGCCTGCCGGATTTCCGAG GTGAGGAGGGACTTCGGGTCGTTCAGCAAATACGTGTGGGCGTTCGTAAACAACAAGCCGCTGTCGCCGAGCTACAAATACAGCCGGAAGATCCCGGTGAAGACGTCCAAGTCGGAGTCGATCAGCAAGGACATGGTGCGGCGCGGCTTCCGGTTCGTCGGCCCCACAGTCATCCACTCGTTCATGCAGGCCGTCGGGCTCACCAACGACCACCTCGTGTCATGCCCGCGCCACCGCgtctgctcctcctccgcttaA